Proteins co-encoded in one Coregonus clupeaformis isolate EN_2021a chromosome 17, ASM2061545v1, whole genome shotgun sequence genomic window:
- the LOC121585970 gene encoding krev interaction trapped protein 1 isoform X1, which produces MGNHDNFEDVFVAVIRPKNKVSLSSKEYRAKAYEILLIELPLEGKEKKQKKILLATKIQANGDTARSILDYVDKTTKPISNNQGFIGKRVVHMNKFPLDVDNEGKEVSLVIVPINVKDNSKPIYSPGSPSFYCLQDIMRVCSETSAHFSPITSKMLLALDKWLAEQHTMPHAIPALFRPAPVDRVKTNVSNPAYISEGKPIDGGLHMGYTALEIKSKMLSLEKVDMCIQNPLYGSDLQYTNRVDKVIINPYFGLGAPDYSKIQIPKREKWQHGSNSVTEDKERQWVDDFPLHRSACEGDTELLTKLLESGFSVKQLDSDHWAPIHYACWYGKVEATKLLLEKGNCNPNLLNGHLSSPLHFAAGGGHSEIVQLLLQHPEIDRHIEDQQMRSPLQICEENKQNEWEETVKLLQQANNKPYEKVRIYRMDGSYRSVELKHGNNTSVQQIMEGMRLSKDTQQYFTIWICSENLNLQLKPYHKPLQHLRIWTEIVTDLTVLDPQRENPQLFLRRDVRLPLDIEKKIEDPLSILILFDEARHCLLKGFFPSLDSKLITLASLLLQIIYGNYESKKHKQGFLNEENLKSIVPISKVKSKAHHWTNRILHEYKSLSMSEGVSKEMHHLQRLFLQNCWDIPTYGAAFFTGQVFTKASSSNHKVIRVFVGVNTKGLHLMNMETKVLLISLEYGSFMWQLGHADQYLQIHSLENKMNFIVHTKQAGLIVKLLMKLSGQMTPNDRSLTDKYAYG; this is translated from the exons ATGGGCAACCACGACAACTTTGAAGATGTGTTTGTTGCTGTCATTCGTCCAAAGAATAAAGTCAGTCTGAGCTCTAAGGAATATCGGGCTAAAGCCTATGAG ATCCTGTTGATAGAACTTCCTTTGGAAGGAAAAGAGAAGAAACAGAAGAAAATCTTACTGGCGACCAAAATCCAAGCCAATGGGGACACAGCCAGATCCATTTTAGATTAtgtagacaaaacaacaaaacccaTATCTAACAACCAGGGTTTTATTG GAAAGCGTGTGGTGCACATGAACAAATTCCCTCTCGATGTTGACAATGAAGGGAAAGAGGTCTCCCTCGTTATTGTGCCAATCAATGTCAAAG ATAACAGCAAGCCTATCTACAGCCCTGGGAGCCCCAGTTTTTACTGCCTGCAGGATATCATGCGTGTGTGTAGCGAGACCAGTGCTCACTTCTCCCCCATCACCTCAAAGATGCTCCTGGCCTTGGACAA GTGGCTGGCAGAGCAGCACACCATGCCTCACGCCATTCCAGCTCTGTTCCGGCCCGCGCCGGTGGACCGAGTCAAGACCAACGTGAGTAACCCTGCCTACATCAGCGAAGGCAAACCCATTGACGGGGGTTTGCACATGGGTTACACTGCCTTGGAGATCAAGAGCAAGATGCTGTCACTGGAGAAGGTTGACATGTGCATTCAGAACCCTCTCTACGGATCAGACCTGCAGTATACCAACCGG GTGGACAAAGTTATTATCAACCCTTACTTTGGCCTTGGTGCTCCAGATTACTCTAAAATCCAGATCCCTAAGAGAGAAAAGTGGCAGCACGGCTCTAACAGTGTGACAGAGGACAA GGAGCGCCAGTGGGTGGATGACTTCCCCCTCCACCGCAGTGCCTGTGAAGGCGACACAGAGCTGCTCACCAAGCTCCTGGAAAGTGGCTTCTCAGTCAAACAGCTGGACAGTGACCACTGGGCCCCCATCCACTACGCCTGCTG GTATGGTAAAGTGGAGGCGACCAAGCTACTGCTGGAGAAGGGAAACTGTAACCCCAACCTGCTGAATGGCCATCTGAGCTCCCCGCTgcactttgctgcaggagggggcCACTCAGAGATAGTACAGCTTCTGCTCCAGCATCCTGAGATAGACCGG CACATAGAGGATCAGCAAATGAGATCGCCCCTGCAAATCTGTGAAGAGAACAAGCAGAAcgaatgggaggagacagtgaAACTTCTACAGCAAGCCAATAACAAACCA TACGAGAAGGTGCGCATCTACCGCATGGACGGCTCGTACCGCTCGGTGGAGCTGAAGCACGGCAACAACACATCAGTGCAGCAGATCATGGAGGGCATGCGGCTCTCCAAGGACACCCAGCAGTACTTCACCATCTGGATCTGCTCCGAGAACCTCA ACCTGCAGCTGAAGCCCTACCACAAGCCCCTGCAGCACCTGCGTATCTGGACAGAGATCGTCACTGACCTCACTGTCCTGGACCCCCAGAGGGAGAACCCACAGCTCTTCCTCCGTAGAGATGTCCGTCTGCCCCTCGACATTGAGAAAAAG ATTGAGGACCCCCTGTCCATCCTGATCCTGTTTGACGAGGCCAGACACTGCCTCCTCAAGGGCTTCTTCCCCTCCCTAGACAGCAAGCTGATCACCCTGGCCAGCTTGCTGCTGCAGATCATCTACGGAAACTATGAGAGCAAGAAGCACAAGCAGGGTTTCCTTAA TGAGGAAAACCTGAAATCTATTGTCCCGATATCCAAGGTGAAAAGCAAAGCGCATCATTGGACAAACCGGATTCTTCATGAGTATAAG AGCCTCAGTATGAGTGAGGGTGTGAGCAAAGAGATGCACCACCTCCAGAGGCTCTTCCTGCAGAACTGCTGGGACATCCCAACATATGGTGCTGCCTTTTTCACGGGCCAGGTCTTCACCAAGGCTAGCTCCAGCAACCACAAAGTCATCCGCGTCTTCGTGGGTGTCAACACCAAGGGCCTGCACCTCATGAACATGGAGACCAAG GTCCTTCTTATCAGTCTGGAGTATGGCTCTTTCATGTGGCAGCTAGGGCACGCTGATCAGTATTTACAGATTCACAGTCTGGAAAACAAGATGAACTTCATTGTCCACACCAAACAG GCTGGCCTTATTGTTAAACTGTTAATGAAGTTGAGTGGACAAATGACTCCGAATGACAGAAGTTTAACAGACAAGTATGCATATGGTTGA
- the LOC121585970 gene encoding krev interaction trapped protein 1 isoform X2, protein MRVCSETSAHFSPITSKMLLALDKWLAEQHTMPHAIPALFRPAPVDRVKTNVSNPAYISEGKPIDGGLHMGYTALEIKSKMLSLEKVDMCIQNPLYGSDLQYTNRVDKVIINPYFGLGAPDYSKIQIPKREKWQHGSNSVTEDKERQWVDDFPLHRSACEGDTELLTKLLESGFSVKQLDSDHWAPIHYACWYGKVEATKLLLEKGNCNPNLLNGHLSSPLHFAAGGGHSEIVQLLLQHPEIDRHIEDQQMRSPLQICEENKQNEWEETVKLLQQANNKPYEKVRIYRMDGSYRSVELKHGNNTSVQQIMEGMRLSKDTQQYFTIWICSENLNLQLKPYHKPLQHLRIWTEIVTDLTVLDPQRENPQLFLRRDVRLPLDIEKKIEDPLSILILFDEARHCLLKGFFPSLDSKLITLASLLLQIIYGNYESKKHKQGFLNEENLKSIVPISKVKSKAHHWTNRILHEYKSLSMSEGVSKEMHHLQRLFLQNCWDIPTYGAAFFTGQVFTKASSSNHKVIRVFVGVNTKGLHLMNMETKVLLISLEYGSFMWQLGHADQYLQIHSLENKMNFIVHTKQAGLIVKLLMKLSGQMTPNDRSLTDKYAYG, encoded by the exons ATGCGTGTGTGTAGCGAGACCAGTGCTCACTTCTCCCCCATCACCTCAAAGATGCTCCTGGCCTTGGACAA GTGGCTGGCAGAGCAGCACACCATGCCTCACGCCATTCCAGCTCTGTTCCGGCCCGCGCCGGTGGACCGAGTCAAGACCAACGTGAGTAACCCTGCCTACATCAGCGAAGGCAAACCCATTGACGGGGGTTTGCACATGGGTTACACTGCCTTGGAGATCAAGAGCAAGATGCTGTCACTGGAGAAGGTTGACATGTGCATTCAGAACCCTCTCTACGGATCAGACCTGCAGTATACCAACCGG GTGGACAAAGTTATTATCAACCCTTACTTTGGCCTTGGTGCTCCAGATTACTCTAAAATCCAGATCCCTAAGAGAGAAAAGTGGCAGCACGGCTCTAACAGTGTGACAGAGGACAA GGAGCGCCAGTGGGTGGATGACTTCCCCCTCCACCGCAGTGCCTGTGAAGGCGACACAGAGCTGCTCACCAAGCTCCTGGAAAGTGGCTTCTCAGTCAAACAGCTGGACAGTGACCACTGGGCCCCCATCCACTACGCCTGCTG GTATGGTAAAGTGGAGGCGACCAAGCTACTGCTGGAGAAGGGAAACTGTAACCCCAACCTGCTGAATGGCCATCTGAGCTCCCCGCTgcactttgctgcaggagggggcCACTCAGAGATAGTACAGCTTCTGCTCCAGCATCCTGAGATAGACCGG CACATAGAGGATCAGCAAATGAGATCGCCCCTGCAAATCTGTGAAGAGAACAAGCAGAAcgaatgggaggagacagtgaAACTTCTACAGCAAGCCAATAACAAACCA TACGAGAAGGTGCGCATCTACCGCATGGACGGCTCGTACCGCTCGGTGGAGCTGAAGCACGGCAACAACACATCAGTGCAGCAGATCATGGAGGGCATGCGGCTCTCCAAGGACACCCAGCAGTACTTCACCATCTGGATCTGCTCCGAGAACCTCA ACCTGCAGCTGAAGCCCTACCACAAGCCCCTGCAGCACCTGCGTATCTGGACAGAGATCGTCACTGACCTCACTGTCCTGGACCCCCAGAGGGAGAACCCACAGCTCTTCCTCCGTAGAGATGTCCGTCTGCCCCTCGACATTGAGAAAAAG ATTGAGGACCCCCTGTCCATCCTGATCCTGTTTGACGAGGCCAGACACTGCCTCCTCAAGGGCTTCTTCCCCTCCCTAGACAGCAAGCTGATCACCCTGGCCAGCTTGCTGCTGCAGATCATCTACGGAAACTATGAGAGCAAGAAGCACAAGCAGGGTTTCCTTAA TGAGGAAAACCTGAAATCTATTGTCCCGATATCCAAGGTGAAAAGCAAAGCGCATCATTGGACAAACCGGATTCTTCATGAGTATAAG AGCCTCAGTATGAGTGAGGGTGTGAGCAAAGAGATGCACCACCTCCAGAGGCTCTTCCTGCAGAACTGCTGGGACATCCCAACATATGGTGCTGCCTTTTTCACGGGCCAGGTCTTCACCAAGGCTAGCTCCAGCAACCACAAAGTCATCCGCGTCTTCGTGGGTGTCAACACCAAGGGCCTGCACCTCATGAACATGGAGACCAAG GTCCTTCTTATCAGTCTGGAGTATGGCTCTTTCATGTGGCAGCTAGGGCACGCTGATCAGTATTTACAGATTCACAGTCTGGAAAACAAGATGAACTTCATTGTCCACACCAAACAG GCTGGCCTTATTGTTAAACTGTTAATGAAGTTGAGTGGACAAATGACTCCGAATGACAGAAGTTTAACAGACAAGTATGCATATGGTTGA
- the LOC121585443 gene encoding protein rapunzel-like yields MAESRLGFSDWGTRGKWWLGNTDSLCEEKNNNSLTSVCQSQMLTAMADAGQIRKTAVKVLGCVEKVSSFASSINPLFGIVSSLVGVVRIGLAGEEAHALDKDFQLVHGKLESISAKNRQCLRQIRVDEVNETFGKYEEYIKHQYAAFNSMVTLVRKDPEGARRHMADFEWVYERDKSDLSLDVYYRGVMGTGSVFGRPLLKVYLEHCDGDRRVMEHRCSHLGHLFHIGLIALMAYTAVTEDDEEEVREKWAKRVEDIQAKMQEVLSQCKEEEERSPP; encoded by the exons ATGGCAGAAAGTAGGCTGGGCTTTTCAGACTGGGGGACTCGTGGAAAATGGTGGCTTGGAAATACTGACAGCTTGTGTGAAGAGAAGAATAACAATAGCTTGACCTCAG ttTGTCAAAGTCAGATGCTCACAGCGATGGCTGACGCAGGGCAGATCAGAAAGACAGCGGTCAAGGTGCTGGGCTGCGTGGAGAAGGTCTCCTCCTTCGCCTCGTCCATCAACCCCCTCTTCGGCATCGTCTCCTCCCTGGTGGGGGTGGTGCGCATTGGCCTGGCGGGCGAGGAGGCGCACGCCCTGGACAAGGACTTCCAGTTGGTGCACGGCAAGCTGGAGAGCATCTCTGCGAAGAACCGCCAGTGCCTGCGGCAGATCCGTGTGGACGAGGTCAATGAGACATTCGGTAAGTACGAGGAGTACATCAAGCACCAGTACGCCGCCTTCAACTCCATGGTGACACTGGTGAGGAAGGACCCAGAGGGAGCGCGGCGCCACATGGCCGACTTCGAGTGGGTCTATGAGAGGGACAAGAGCGACCTGAGCCTGGACGTGTACTACCGGGGCGTCATGGGCACCGGGTCGGTGTTCGGAAGGCCCCTGCTGAAGGTGTACCTGGAGCACTGCGACGGAGACCGCAGGGTCATGGAGCACCGGTGCTCCCACCTGGGACACCTGTTCCACATCGGCCTGATCGCCCTCATGGCCTACACAGCGGTGACAGAGGACGACGAGGAGGAGGTGCGGGAGAAGTGGGCCAAGCGCGTGGAGGACATCCAAGCCAAGATGCAGGAGGTTTTGAGTCAGtgcaaagaggaggaggagaggagtcctCCCTAA
- the LOC121585315 gene encoding LOW QUALITY PROTEIN: 1-phosphatidylinositol phosphodiesterase (The sequence of the model RefSeq protein was modified relative to this genomic sequence to represent the inferred CDS: substituted 1 base at 1 genomic stop codon), whose protein sequence is MDIVPVNTPAPEFVNPSWMAGLPDCCLLSEVTMPGTHNTMAIYGGALVECQSWSLASQLRAGVRFLDVRVRHMRGNLTIHHGVSYQRAHFGDVLEGVADFLSEYPSEMVLMRLKEEFSETIDIYGAVVSYIHLYADWDLLWHGRLMPTVGQARGKLIVLQDFGGPDLGMRYGSLDIADDWKVPTLLHVAEKWQSVHEHLEAAPVGNKAHIFTYGSGAGIFAYPNTIAQRINARLYDYLTAQIGXNRRFGIIAMDFPAAPLLQMIINFN, encoded by the exons ATGGATATTGTacctgtaaacactccagccccCGAGTTTGTCAACCCCTCCTGGATGGCGGGCCTCCCGGACTGCTGCCTGCTATCCGAGGTCACAATGCCCGGCACCCATAACACCATGGCCATCTACGGCGGCGCCTTGGTTGAGTGCCAGTCCTGGAGCCTGGCGTCGCAGCTCCGGGCCGGTGTGCGCTTCCTGGACGTGCGTGTGCGCCACATGCGCGGCAACCTCACCATCCACCACGGCGTGTCTTACCAGCGGGCACACTTCGGCGACGTGCTGGAGGGCGTGGCCGACTTCCTAAGTGAGTACCCCAGTGAGATGGTGCTGATGCGGCTCAAGGAGGAGTTCAGTGAGACCATTGACATCTACGGGGCGGTGGTCAGCTACATCCACCTCTACGCCGACTGGGACCTGCTGTGGCACGGTCGGCTCATGCCCACTGTGGGACAGGCCAGAGGGAAGCTCATTGTCCTCCAGGACTTTGGCGGACCTGACCTCGGAATGCGCTACGGCTCCCTGGACATCGCAGACGACTGGAAG GTCCCCACCCTCCTGCATGTGGCTGAGAAATGGCAAAGTGTACACGAACATCTGGAAGCTGCCCCTGTGGGCAACAAGGCCCATATCTTCACCTATGGCAGCGGAGCGGGCATCTTTGCCTACCCCAACACCATCGCCCAGCGAATCAACGCCCGCCTGTACGACTACCTGACGGCACAGATAGGGTAGAACAGGCGCTTCGGAATCATCGCCATGGACTTCCCCGCCGCTCCCCTCCTTCAAATGATCATCAACTTCAACTAA